The Primulina tabacum isolate GXHZ01 unplaced genomic scaffold, ASM2559414v2 Contig396, whole genome shotgun sequence genome includes the window TCAATTAAGTCACTCCATAAATTGTCAAATTAaactttagtccatcgataatgataaaaaaaatttgcacaCACGCATCGCGTATGCAtaataaatagtaataattaacGCTAAACTCTCTATATTAACTAAATTTTGGTACGTTGGTGAAGTTATTtcataattcagatttttttatttgaccACTCTATATTTTCATCATATCGCTTCTATCATAtcatttcaatttaaaaaaaaaaaattgataactttaattttaaaataaaaaaaaaaaagcatttccttctcatctttcacataACGTTGTGTAATTCAATGCGTTAGTATATAATAAGAATATGttttttatgagacggtctcatgaatctttatctgtgagacgagtcgattctaccgatattcacaataaaaagtaatactcttagtataaaaagtaatatttttcatggatgacccaaataagatatccgtatcacaaaatacgactcgtgagaccgtctcacaaaagtttttgccataatatatgtatgctgcacaagtaatatatatatatatatattttttttttcaaattagttGGAATTTGATCGAAACAAAATCGACCAATCATGTTTTTATTATAACATTTAGCTTTAGGAATAACTTAAACTTAGAAGCGTGTTTTCCTTCTCAAACATCTGTCAACGTCATCAACAAATCGTGATGTGCCAATCTAACAAACCCCACCAACACAAACTACTTGTGAAGTTAATAATGCACGCTTTTAAATGCAAAGCTAACTCAATAAGTGGGGCTGATTGCACATGCCACTACAAATGtttagaataatttaattttcataaatcaagtaTATTTAActcatgtaataaaaaaaaactcaagCATATTTACTTTAGTTATAACGAATTTTATGTCTGATTTTTAAAAACAcacaaatttaaatataaataaatttactcaGAATTTTTCGATTTTTTACATGGTGGGGCCGAAACAAGATAATTAATCAATTGATTATTTACATTCATATCCATTTACCTCTGTTATCAAGTGTAAAATCAAGGGTAGATCtgttgtgagatgatctcacgaatctttatctgtgagacgggtcaaccctaccgatattcacaataaaaagtaatatttttagcataaaaagtaatattttttcatgaatgatccaaataagatatgtgtctcataaaatatgacccgtgagactgtctcacacaagtttttgccaaaaatcaatACATTTCAAAAAATACGAGTGTCAAATAAATGAAGTGTAGCGGAATGCAAATCACATTATTCGGACCGACATCTAACAGACTTGTTGGATTCAAATTGGGCCTCACAGGGATAGGCAGTCGTATTGGGCCTTATAAGCCCATGGATGGATAATTGAGTGGTGTACTATTTGTATATACTGCAGTCCATACGGCCTTACAGGAGAGAGCTAAAACCCCATTCCTAAGGTTTGAGATCATAACAGCAAAACCCTAATTGAACATCAACCTATTGGAACATGAATTATCAATGGGGAATACCATCAAATCGCACAACCGAACTCACTTAATCTGACGGATTGGTGTTCATTCAAATCAAATGCTCTAAATTTATGTTTCTGGTCGTATCAGGTTTATATGTTTCTCTTTTGAGCGTAAAGTTGCAGATTTCTATATCTCAGTTGTTATTTTAGATTTTTGTTTTTGTGATTCGGGTTTCTTCTGCTTATTTGAATTAATCCAATCATCGTTCAAGGTATCGCTGGCTGAGGTCTTGAATATCCATGTTAGTTCGAAGAACTGGCAGAAGGGTTTTTTCAGAAATGATTTCCCTCTCTGATAATCGCTTCCTGTCCCCTGATTTAACTGAAAAAAATCATTCTTTTTTGCACATCCCATTAGCTCATAAGTTAGCAAGAATCCATCAATTCCATGCTTTGAAACCTACCTTAAAAGGTCTCGAGTTTCCTATTAACAAAGCCGTAGTGCGGTCTCGAAAATATGTTTCTGTTGAACGAACTCCAAGGTTTGCTGTTACTGATGCTCAGGCTGCACTTTTTGATTACTTGCATTGCACCCGGGGATACGGCTTCCTGGATGCTGAGCACATTAGCAAGAATTCTCCTCAGTTCCTTCAAGAACTTATCACCCGTGTTGAAAGGGATCAAGATGTCTCAAGAGCATTGTTAAAATTTTTCAGGTACCACCCCATTAACGAGTTTGAGCCTTTCTTTGAGAGTCTGGGCTTGAGACAGACAGAATATACACCCCTTCTTCCTCGGGGCTTGATATTTCTGAGTGATGATCAAGTCCTGCTTGATAACTATCATGCACTTTGTAATTACGGGATCCCTCGGATTAACATAGGAAGGATGTGCAAGGAAGCAGATGAGATCTTGAGGTTTGAACATGGCGTGTTAGATATGAAATTGCGAACTTTCGAGCAATTGGGGTTGTGTAGATCAACTGTCATAAAGCTTGTTAGTTGTAGTCCTGTGCTTTTGCTGGGCAATGATAACAATGCATTTATTGGAACTATTGAGAAATTAAAAGCGCTGGGCTTTGAGGAAGACTGGATTGGAGGGTATTTATCAAGCAAGAATAAATACAATTGGAATCGATTTCTTGACACAATGTGTTTTCTTAGTGAAGTAGGTTATGGTGATGCCCAATTGGGAGTCCTTTTAAGTGAAAATACTTACCTACTAGTTGAAGGATCTGGGAAACAAGTCTACGTATTCGTTGGTGCACTGCTTAAATTAGGCCTTAACATGAACGAGGTTTATGCTTTATTCCTGAAGAATCCTCAGATGCTGTCTAGAAAGCGTGCCAAGAATTTCTGGAAGGTATTGCATTTCCTTTTTGAGATTGGGATGGAACCAGAAAACATTTCCCTGATTTTATCCAAGCACATGAAACTATTGGGTTCACAGTCTCTGAAAGGACCAAAGACCGTATTGAGGATTTTCGATGGTGATAAGTATACTTTATGTCAAACTTTAAGGGAGGacccttcaacatttttcaattATGCTCTCAAGTCAAAGATCCCCAGTGCTGAGCAAGTGAGTGCCAGAAATCCAAACAACTATTTTGAGAAGAAAGACTTTTTACTCAGAATTGGTTATGCAGAAAATTCCGATGAGATGGTGAAAGCTCTTAAACGGTTCCGAGGCAGGGGAGACCAGTTGCAGGAGAGATTTGATTGCTTGGTGCAAGCTGGTTTGGACTTCAACGCCGTATCATCAATGGTGAAACAGGCCCCGACACTTCTAAACCAGACCAAAGATGTTCTAGAGAAAAAGATCAACTGTTTGAAAAACTACTTGGGGTACCCAGTGGATTCTATTGTGACTTTTCCGTCATACCTGTGCTATGATATGGAGAGAATTATTATGAGATTTTCTATGTATGCATGGCTTAGGGAAAAGGGTGCTGCAAAGCCCACTTTATCTGTGGGAACACTTCTTGCTAGTTCAGAGGCAcgatttgtaaaatattttgtgaTTGTACATCCAGAAGGTCCTTGTATGTgggaaaatttgaaaaaatcttTGGCCTCTAGCTGAGATTATTGGTGGTTGTTCCCAGTTCTACAGCGCTTAAAATCTTCTGAAATAATCCAGCAGTCAATTTTTTCCACTTATTCCTccattttaaaaattcatgttgAATCAAGTCTTTGATCCTTCTTACATATTTCACGTTGTTGCTGAACTAAAGAAATACATTACTTGTCTATTTATTACAAGAGAAATTTATTCTCTACGGATGAGAACTTTTATAGAAAATTTCCCCAAAGATTCTAGAATttcattcctaaatttaaacaAGGATACATCAGAAATTACAATtattcaaacacaaattttGTAAGTTTGTGATAGAGCCCCCTCTTGCTGCGTTGAACtggaaacaaaaaaaaagtttCGAAAACAGATACGCAATAAGACCCTAGCATTATTTCAATGATCTTTGGAGGCTTGGCAAAGAGGCATCCTTTAGTGTTTACGGGCTTTGTAACGTAATGAAGATGATGACGAACAAAAGCCAGAGCGGTGCAGGTCAGCTTTGTCCTTGCTGAATGCTCTATGCACTTCATCTTTGAGTTCCATGAAACGCATGCGCTTCGTTCTTTGCTCCTCCGAGGTGCCCTTTTCGAGGTAGACTATGTCCGGTAAGTCATCCTCCATAAACTTATCCAGTACCTGGGAGCAATGAGGAAAATAGCGCCTGCCCAATTGAACTGACGCTAAATTTTGTTAGCAAAAACCCATACATGAGCTCTCTAGAGATAGGTTGAGGGCGGCATTGCTTCATTGTATTATTGATCCTAAAGACCAACATATACAACTAAACTAAATTACAGTTGCAGGAATCCGAGGAAAATCGTCTTCAAGAATTCAAACAGTTGTATAAACTACCTACCTCGCTGCACTTCTCCGCGGTAAAGATAttatcaaattcaagaaaactttCAGCAGCTAAAATCTATCATGCCTGTACCAAATCACCTCGAGATGAGAAAAAATCAAGCAATTTATACCTGTTCTGGAGAGAGTATCTATTCTCGAAAGGATCCTCTTGTTCTGGTTAATGGGTGTCTCATTCAAATCGACTTCCACCAAGTTCCCATTCGAACCTCTTGATGACAAAAGACCAGCAAGCTCAGATGTCTCAGCATGTGCTATTTCCATAGCTAGCTTAGCTTCGGTCGGGAAAAACATTCGTGCAAACGCCACTGTCAAGTACAAAGCAAAGAACACTGTGAGACACAAAGCAAAAGAATGGGACATTAATAAATCAATGCAGTGGTTTTGAACAAAAAATAACTCGTCAAAAGTTACCTCTGTCTTCAAGGCAGAGCAATTTCATATGCAGATCATCAACCATTTCTAGAGAGAAGACCCATGCATCCCCAGATATCGGATTCCTCCGCATTTCCCTCTCCAAAATATCTATGCACATCCAATCTTTATTCGCTTCCTGTCCTTGCTCTCTTTTCATCTCGTAGTCCTTTGGGCGTGTCCGTCTCCTACAAATACTAACAGCATCTTGTCCCTCTATCGTCAAGTCTGATATACTTGCCCCCTTGTTCAGAAGGGACACTATGATTGATGGTTCTTTTCGCCTAGCAGCAACATGAAGTACCGTATTCCCATGCGCATTCCGTAGGTTGACATCAGCAAGACCAAGGCTAAGAACCTCCGATACTATCTTGGGATCACAGTAAGCAACAGCATAGTGGAGAGCGTAAGACTCATCTAGGGTTATATCCGACTCTGTAAGGAGAAGTCTGACGAGTTCAATATCATCCGAGTCCAATGCCTTGTGTATTCTCTTAACACTCTTCTCCCGCAATGCATCCCCGTTTGCCACATTATTTTCCTTTTTAGAAAGAGAACTACGGCGcatcgatataatatcttcTGCAATTTTGGATGGGATCTGTTTCTCGATTTGTATAGTTCCGAGGTTGGATCGAGCTACTCTATGGACACACTGAGAGAGGAGTTGACTTATTTGACAATGGAAGGCCACCACAAGAATTGGGATGACATCTTCTACTACAGCCTTGCCAACCAAGTTAAGAAGTCGACGCTGCAATCAAGTTTTAGAAACTATCTTATAGTCCACCATGAAGAAAATTTCTCCTGTGTGCTCCATCattcaataataaaaatatacgaTTTAACGTTTTGCTGATTATAACGAGACAActcatatatttttaaaaatgctaagGTCACATTTCAGTTATCATTCCATATACACAACAAAAATTTAAAGGAGTTGAAGCATAGAGCTAATAGTTATACCTGAAACAGTGAGACAAGTTCCGAAACCTGAAAAATAGATGAGGCGTACATCAATTCAACAGCAAAGTCGATAGCAGGTCTGCAGGCATCGTGCAAGCATGTCTTTTCAACACAAGTTGATACCTCTAGAGGTGAGGGCTTAAGCTTACCCGTATACAAATAGCTCAAGAAGATTATAAAAGCCTCATATCCCACCTTGCCATAAGGCAAGAAATCGGTCATGCAATACTTGgacttcttttcttttcttaaaAGATCATCAAAGAACTTACTCCTAGCAGCTAATATACATTTGTGAATGGCAACACTATTGCCTTCTACCACAATATCCGCGTCGCTGTAATGGCTACCGAAATCGCCTAAAAGTGGCTCCAAGTTACAACTTAGCTTACTCAAACTGATGACATCAGGATTCGGCCCAGTCTCCGATCCACCAGAGGTATACACTTTATTAGTTACAGACGCACTGGATAGATGAGAAGATGATGTAAAACTGATGGATGATGATGGTTCAGCAAAATTCTCCATCACAACAGAATCTTTTCTCAGAGGTGAAGTTTAATCTTCCTTAATTATATGTACCATCACGTACCAGAAGAAAGATCAAAAGCGTGCAAAGTTCTGATGAAATACCCCATGGAGATCAGCTAAGCAAACTGTTAACACCAAATTACAACAAAATCTTGCTTAGTCTTGTCAAGAAATCATGCAGAAGCTTTTCTAAAGTAAATAACACAACAGTAAATGATTTAATATTCAGGGTTCCCGGCCTCTGATATCAAAAACATAACTAACCCATTAAAATTCCAAGTAAATAACCTCATAATAACAACAAATACGCCATCAAAACGTGCGGAACTGCTCGTTTTTCCAAGCGTCGCCACCTACCTCTATGAAGAATAAACGGATTAACCAACAATAAGTCCAAGAGAAATTCCTGGAATTTTAAAGTCAGAAGCTGATAATTGAACTGGATCCAAACAACACCGAAGAGAAGAAGAGGCGTCGGATCGAAGAAAAAACACAGTTGAGCGAAGATGGTCCCACGTTAGCTTAATTGAAGTTTCTTGATGGAATCAATCGAAACGAAAGTTCGTTTTTTTACCAATGTTAcctttatataatatatatatatatatatatatatatatatacgcacATTAAATTATTCACgtgacaaattttttttaaaaaaaatatttgttcagATTTAAGAgctatttttcttaattttacaTGAAAATTGTTCCAGAATTGCACACAGTGAGTCTAAAATATTCACGTTCAAGGGCGTAAATACCGAGAATTTAGTCTTGGTAAGAAAACAGAGACTTTCAATTTGGAAGCAataattattatcataataatatatatttcttgGATTTTGGGCAAGGACGAAAACGTCGTCGGCCGCGTGACGGTGTGCAGATGAAGTAGTTTGGGTGACGTTTTCGATGATATCATGCCTCACTGATTGCTTTGCTCACGTCATCCATTATCATCGtattattttgttattattcCATTTCCTGCGTATATTTTaggctatttttttaaaaaaaaattatttcacgACTTTTATTGGGTCAAAAAAGTGGCCGTCAAAATGTccttatacatatacatacatatatatatatatatatatatattaattattttgtaaGGACATCAATGTTTATTGTGCAATCAATTCTTGAAACATGTCTataactttgaaatttttgttgtcttttttaattttctacgTCTATTCATACCTTTTGTGGCTAATCGCATAGCGATAATACAGAGTACGTCTCTTATTAATGTTTACTTACGTATCAATATTAAGTCGGACTAATCGATctgattcatatttattatataaataattttttttagcaaaaaaaatatttttcataaatctgATTGGATAAAAGATCCACGTCTCACATAAATAGACATATAAGACAATTtcacaaaaatatttataaacaaTATGTTACTACAtataaatttagagattttaaatatttttatcttgAATCATTCTTAAGCTTTGTACTTCTATAGACTATAATTGGTAATTGGTATcagtaataatattaataatgttTGGGTTAACAAAAATCAGGGCACTTATTTTTGGTCCAAGTCTGAGTCCGGGTCGAGGTCCAGACcaacctttttttaaaaaaatatctggTCGCACTATGATGGTATTAGGACGATCAATTTTTATTATCCTATTGCGAGGTCCTTGGTGTTGGCAGTCTGCATACCTAAAGAGGGTAGCACTGGGTAGGTAAAATATACCGCCCTAACGCGTCCTTCACGTAAATCTAAAATCTTCTTTATTTGCGCCCATCAACTTTTAACatcttatataaaaaaatatattacattTCATTATACTCAATCACATTCGCTCGCATTTTCTGTCGTTGTTCCGAATATTCCATCAGTTTCGTCTTGGTATTCTTCATCACTTTTAATATGTTGCGTTCGGCTAGCGGATTTTGACCAATCATTGAACAAATAtcatcttccaaattttttggtCTTAAGCTAGAAAGTCTCTCATCCAATATATTTTCTCCAATACTTAGAACTTGTTCCACTGCAACCATTGAACGTTTCCATGTTAGGGTCTAAAGAATATCGCGAAATgagttttaatataaaaaaaatcaatgaaatattatgaaagGCTTCCATAATAAGGTCTAAAGAATCATAATATAATGTTAacatttcttgtaaatcatctAATTTAAGTATATGATCTAAAACAAAagcacataaaaatattttagggattttttaaatatttttcttattttgttGCATGAAATAAATACATTGAACTAAAATAGCATCGCTATATTTAAATTGTTCACTAAAAATACATACAATGTTGCAACAATGTATTAAAACTAAATGATAAGTAAGAAAATAAGTATTAGATAATTGGTTTTTaacattattaaattttttcgaaattttacAAATATTAGTGCATATGTTCCATTGAttcgaaaaaaattaaatatcacAAGTTTAAACATgttgatgaaaaaatatatataataaatatatatattcaatagaTGGTAATAacaatttatatgctaaattctAACGCATTGGAACGTCTCTTGCAAACCGTTTAGGCCTCGTACGatttattttgcaaaatttTCCCCATTGTTTCATAAAAAGGGATGTATCCATAAATAATGAATTGCGGTCTTAATTGATTGAATATGTTTTTTAGTTCATCTTGAACacacaaatttaaaatatgacatTTACATCTAATATGAAAAATGAAACGTCTCGCTCATTTttaaaaatgcggaaatatatatttttttaaagctcacattttcgaaataacatttaaaataattgtaattatcttaccgtaaaaatagtgcattttaaattaatcaaactcatccaaaatcatacgtaaatataaacgagtaaaaatcttaaactcatcaacgtatgaaaatattcatttcctctaaatctcataaatcgtaatgcggaaaacatgtggtcctcgggtcgtgtcaccccaccaagtctgcctactcagagttcggcacctccagtttCCTCAccatttagctcacctgcatcacacacgcctagtgagtctataaactcaacacgcctgtaccaggaataacaagtacatatacatagcacacagcagtgaaaaatatcatactcaacataactttcatgaacttaaaagcataacgtaaacgtgttgtgtaaaatcataatgccaacatacctttcatgaactttaaaacatgaacataaacatgtcgtataaaatcatgtcgtgtcaaatcatgtcatctcatatcatcatatacgtatcaaaacatgtcatctcatgttatcatatacataaacgtgtcgtgtaaaataatatcgtattaaagcatgtcatgtcatcatatacgtaaacgtgtcgtgtaaaatcatatgccaatatacctttcatgaactttagaacatgaacataaacgtgtcgtgtaaaatcatatgccaacatacctttcatgaactttaaaacatgaacataaacgtgtcgtgtaaaatcatgacgtgtcaaaacagctcatcgttaatcatcattcatcattcatcgtttatcattcatcattcatcgttcatcattcatcatttatcattcatcgttcatcatttatctttcatcatttatcattggtgaattcagttcattagaggtgactatcgtacatcattcatcatttacgatggatccatcatacatagaaccgtggtacccggcggctgtcggacatcagtgacaggattacccatccactgtgcctaggcctcatcatcatcatcagcatttacatatacgtcttaaacatttagatatacttcgatagccacaactaattcccgtcattcaaaacattatcattttcatcacttataaaattcatgtataaatgcaatttcctttaaattcaagcatgcaacgtatatttttataaaatcttaaaaatcgtgaatcatgatgcgtgaacatttaaaatatcatgaatttgtgctcagggcgctgccaggatcAACATCTCaccccaggtgcaaaatgaccattttgcctttgggaacccaaaaattatcatttcacccctggacctctaaaattgacccgaagcttaccaaactccttaaaatatccaaaaacatatttaaaagtatctctagacgtaaactcgagttcatttcataacttaacctaattgttttaaaacttggaccggtgtcccggttttaacccgaatcgactcgaaatttAACCAAAATTTCCCCATCTTGAAACATAACTTAAACCAACCATTTACTACAAAACTTATGTCCTTAAATCCATAAGCTTTCGGCCACTACCCCCTATCATTTAAAACCTCAGCCACCACCCCTTTTTTTGGTGCAATCAACAAACCACACATGGCTCCCACCCTTAATAATTCGGTCCACCTCCTATCATCCATGTCCAAACTTTAAATCTCATCTTTAAGACCGTAAGGGACCTTCTAAACTAAGCCACACCAAAGCGTGATGCTTCTATACAACCCAATACGTAGAACCCGAACGAAATCGCACCTTCTCCCAATGAAGCTATATCTCCAAGGACCAAGCTTATCCCTCGTCCAAGTGCCTATGGTCCACTACTAACATCATACCAGACATGAATCCACCCAATTCAAACCCCTTAGAACTCTAAGAACCCTGCTGTATGCTGCTGAAAATCACAGCACAAGGCGCCTCATCCTTAGTGAGCTAACTACCCATTGTTTCGTTCCTAGCCCACCACGCCCTTCCAGCTCTTGACTCACCTCTCCTAGACCACACCAGGACTCTACTGAACCCAAAGGAACCACGGCTACACCCTCATGCAAGAAGCACAACTCGCACGATCGCCTATCACCTCAAGCGCACCATGCGACCAAACCTCCTACCCGCAGCTCGATCGACTTTGTGGATCGTTCCAGTAGGTCTTGAACCTCTCCAGGTCTTGACTCAGACCCTCAAGAGTCGAGTCCATGGCTCAGATCAGTCCTCGAGTTGCTGGTTCAGCCCTTGCACTTAATCTACCCCAAAACCGTGCCCTTCCCTAGCCACACGCATGAAGCCATCGGCCTTCACCCATAGCCGAGTGTTCCATagacttccttcaacatttcaccTTAAACACAGCAAGATCACCCACAAAACCACAGATCGGCAGTCCCCTTGCAACCCTTAAAAAAAACTTGAGATGCCAAGAAGATGCAAACTTAAATCATGAAAACCAAAGCCATGAGAATTTGTCATGAAAATACCGAGCCAAGCATAAATAATACACACATGACAGCATATTACgacgtgaatgatgcagaaat containing:
- the LOC142534160 gene encoding BTB/POZ domain and ankyrin repeat-containing protein NPR1-like, producing the protein MENFAEPSSSISFTSSSHLSSASVTNKVYTSGGSETGPNPDVISLSKLSCNLEPLLGDFGSHYSDADIVVEGNSVAIHKCILAARSKFFDDLLRKEKKSKYCMTDFLPYGKVGYEAFIIFLSYLYTGKLKPSPLEVSTCVEKTCLHDACRPAIDFAVELMYASSIFQVSELVSLFQRRLLNLVGKAVVEDVIPILVVAFHCQISQLLSQCVHRVARSNLGTIQIEKQIPSKIAEDIISMRRSSLSKKENNVANGDALREKSVKRIHKALDSDDIELVRLLLTESDITLDESYALHYAVAYCDPKIVSEVLSLGLADVNLRNAHGNTVLHVAARRKEPSIIVSLLNKGASISDLTIEGQDAVSICRRRTRPKDYEMKREQGQEANKDWMCIDILEREMRRNPISGDAWVFSLEMVDDLHMKLLCLEDRVAFARMFFPTEAKLAMEIAHAETSELAGLLSSRGSNGNLVEVDLNETPINQNKRILSRIDTLSRTVQLGRRYFPHCSQVLDKFMEDDLPDIVYLEKGTSEEQRTKRMRFMELKDEVHRAFSKDKADLHRSGFCSSSSSLRYKARKH
- the LOC142534159 gene encoding transcription termination factor MTEF18, mitochondrial-like — protein: MLVRRTGRRVFSEMISLSDNRFLSPDLTEKNHSFLHIPLAHKLARIHQFHALKPTLKGLEFPINKAVVRSRKYVSVERTPRFAVTDAQAALFDYLHCTRGYGFLDAEHISKNSPQFLQELITRVERDQDVSRALLKFFRYHPINEFEPFFESLGLRQTEYTPLLPRGLIFLSDDQVLLDNYHALCNYGIPRINIGRMCKEADEILRFEHGVLDMKLRTFEQLGLCRSTVIKLVSCSPVLLLGNDNNAFIGTIEKLKALGFEEDWIGGYLSSKNKYNWNRFLDTMCFLSEVGYGDAQLGVLLSENTYLLVEGSGKQVYVFVGALLKLGLNMNEVYALFLKNPQMLSRKRAKNFWKVLHFLFEIGMEPENISLILSKHMKLLGSQSLKGPKTVLRIFDGDKYTLCQTLREDPSTFFNYALKSKIPSAEQVSARNPNNYFEKKDFLLRIGYAENSDEMVKALKRFRGRGDQLQERFDCLVQAGLDFNAVSSMVKQAPTLLNQTKDVLEKKINCLKNYLGYPVDSIVTFPSYLCYDMERIIMRFSMYAWLREKGAAKPTLSVGTLLASSEARFVKYFVIVHPEGPCMWENLKKSLASS